Proteins encoded by one window of Channa argus isolate prfri chromosome 13, Channa argus male v1.0, whole genome shotgun sequence:
- the elk1 gene encoding ETS domain-containing protein Elk-1 isoform X2, with protein MDSNPLINAMDPSITLWQFLLHLLEDQRQRHLISWTGEDGEFKLLDAEEVARLWGLRKNKHNMNYDKLSRALRYYYDKRSPPSSSQKSSRNDYMKSGLYSTFTIQSLQSSPNPRPIKSELLLQQDAVSKVDRMPREMSVLSESKSSSSVGGAVDAALQVIVTQPSPCPTSALSPQISANPTSQSQNPPVPPLSDPPQIYLTSVGDPSSLTPLIPLGHVGGSVSPVPTPHVSMGPQGPPQDDCVGVPNPASFPPQTAPQPAHPQPVLVIINSPPPQQQQVAMAATPSTVAPPAPVPPPTRPPPPPIVIKEENLPSEEELLEMVSLEEKQVEEVPQLICGAGQQEHPLTIVESPPPPCMEPEVGGHQPQGELEGKDTLTDSSIPPVTSSSSAVTSTSDTVPPKPKKPRGLELPSSPSLPPGLSLDKVNAAVNSLLAPGSGTNTLTPTVITSHALTPVLLTPSPLPSTIHFWSTLSPIAPRSPAKLSFQFPTNGSNQIHIPALSVDGLSTPVVLSPGPQKP; from the exons ATGGATTCAAACCCGCTGATAAACG CCATGGACCCCTCTATCACGCTGTGGCAGTTCCTGCTGCACCTGCTGGAGGACCAGCGGCAGCGCCACTTGATCTCTTGGACAGGTGAGGATGGAGAGTTTAAGCTGTTGGATGCTGAGGAGGTGGCACGACTGTGGGGACTTCGCAAgaacaaacacaacatgaacTATGACAAGCTTAGCCGGGCACTCAGATACTACTACGATAAG CGCTCACCACCTAGCAGCTCCCAGAAGAGCTCCAGAAACGACTATATGAAGTCCGGGCTCTACTCCACCTTCACCATCCAGTCACTGCAGTCCTCACCCAACCCACGACCAATCAAatcagagctgctgcttcaacaaGATGCTGTGTCAAAGGTTGATCGCATGCCCAGAGAG ATGAGTGTGTTATCAGAGTCTAAATCTTCTTCGTCAGTGGGTGGAGCTGTTGATGCTGCTCTCCAGGTGATTGTCACTCAGCCGTCTCCATGTCCAACTTCAGCACTTAGTCCTCAAATATCGGCCAACCCCACCAGCCAATCACAG aatCCTCCTGTGCCTCCTCTTAGTGACCCCCCCCAGATTTATCTTACCAGTGTTGGGGATCCTTCCTCCCTCACCCCCCTCATCCCCCTGGGTCATGTTGGGGGTTCTGTGAGTCCTGTCCCTACGCCCCACGTATCAATGGGTCCCCAGGGGCCCCCGCAGGATGACTGTGTAGGAGTCCCCAACCCTGCCAGCTTTCCTCCCCAGACTGCTCCTCAGCCGGCTCACCCACAGCCTGTCCTTGTCATCATCAACTCCCCTCctccccagcagcagcaggtggcCATGGCAGCGACTCCTTCCACTGTTGCTCCTCCTGCACCTGTTCCTCCCCCCAcccgtcctcctcctccccccatTGTTATTAAAGAGGAGAACCTGCCATCAGAGGAGGAGCTGCTGGAGATGGTATCTCTGGAGGAGAAACAGGTGGAAGAG GTCCCTCAGCTAATTTGTGGTGCAGGGCAACAAGAGCACCCCCTCACCATCGTGGAAAGCCCACCCCCTCCCTGCATGGAGCCCGAGGTTGGAGGTCACCAACCTCAAGGGGAATTGGAGGGCAAGGATACACTAACAG ATTCATCCATCCCTCCAGTGACGTCCTCATCCTCAGCAGTGACCTCCACCTCAGATACTGTTCCTCCCAAACCAAAGAAGCCGCGAGGCCTGGAGCTGCCATCTTCCCCCTCCCTGCCCCCTGGCCTCTCCCTGGACAAG GTGAATGCAGCTGTTAACAGTTTACTGGCTCCAGGATCAGGGACCAACACGCTCACACCGACAGTCATCACCTCCCATGCTCTG ACTCCAGTCTTGCTGACCCCTAGTCCTCTTCCCTCCACCATCCACTTCTGGAGCACGCTCAGTCCCATCGCTCCTCGCTCCCCAGCTAAACTCTCCTTCCAG TTTCCCACTAACGGCAGTAACCAGATCCACATCCCGGCTCTGAGCGTCGATGGTCTCTCTACTCCTGTGGTTCTCTCCCCTGGACCCCAGAAACCCTGA
- the elk1 gene encoding ETS domain-containing protein Elk-1 isoform X1, giving the protein MDSNPLINAMDPSITLWQFLLHLLEDQRQRHLISWTGEDGEFKLLDAEEVARLWGLRKNKHNMNYDKLSRALRYYYDKNIIKKVSGQKFVYKFVSQADPSLPEGVRNGEDVQRRDNLDPNSQSKGLGAVSSTCSSKGLPQRSPPSSSQKSSRNDYMKSGLYSTFTIQSLQSSPNPRPIKSELLLQQDAVSKVDRMPREMSVLSESKSSSSVGGAVDAALQVIVTQPSPCPTSALSPQISANPTSQSQNPPVPPLSDPPQIYLTSVGDPSSLTPLIPLGHVGGSVSPVPTPHVSMGPQGPPQDDCVGVPNPASFPPQTAPQPAHPQPVLVIINSPPPQQQQVAMAATPSTVAPPAPVPPPTRPPPPPIVIKEENLPSEEELLEMVSLEEKQVEEVPQLICGAGQQEHPLTIVESPPPPCMEPEVGGHQPQGELEGKDTLTDSSIPPVTSSSSAVTSTSDTVPPKPKKPRGLELPSSPSLPPGLSLDKVNAAVNSLLAPGSGTNTLTPTVITSHALTPVLLTPSPLPSTIHFWSTLSPIAPRSPAKLSFQFPTNGSNQIHIPALSVDGLSTPVVLSPGPQKP; this is encoded by the exons ATGGATTCAAACCCGCTGATAAACG CCATGGACCCCTCTATCACGCTGTGGCAGTTCCTGCTGCACCTGCTGGAGGACCAGCGGCAGCGCCACTTGATCTCTTGGACAGGTGAGGATGGAGAGTTTAAGCTGTTGGATGCTGAGGAGGTGGCACGACTGTGGGGACTTCGCAAgaacaaacacaacatgaacTATGACAAGCTTAGCCGGGCACTCAGATACTACTACGATAAG AACATTATCAAGAAGGTGAGTGGTCAGAAGTTTGTCTATAAGTTTGTCAGTCAGGCCGACCCCTCCCTCCCTGAAGGGGTGCGCAATGGAGAGGACGTTCAAAGGAGGGACAACCTGGACCCAAACAGCCAGTCAAAAGGCCTTGGGGCTGTAAGCTCCACCTGTTCATCAAAGGGCTTACCACAG CGCTCACCACCTAGCAGCTCCCAGAAGAGCTCCAGAAACGACTATATGAAGTCCGGGCTCTACTCCACCTTCACCATCCAGTCACTGCAGTCCTCACCCAACCCACGACCAATCAAatcagagctgctgcttcaacaaGATGCTGTGTCAAAGGTTGATCGCATGCCCAGAGAG ATGAGTGTGTTATCAGAGTCTAAATCTTCTTCGTCAGTGGGTGGAGCTGTTGATGCTGCTCTCCAGGTGATTGTCACTCAGCCGTCTCCATGTCCAACTTCAGCACTTAGTCCTCAAATATCGGCCAACCCCACCAGCCAATCACAG aatCCTCCTGTGCCTCCTCTTAGTGACCCCCCCCAGATTTATCTTACCAGTGTTGGGGATCCTTCCTCCCTCACCCCCCTCATCCCCCTGGGTCATGTTGGGGGTTCTGTGAGTCCTGTCCCTACGCCCCACGTATCAATGGGTCCCCAGGGGCCCCCGCAGGATGACTGTGTAGGAGTCCCCAACCCTGCCAGCTTTCCTCCCCAGACTGCTCCTCAGCCGGCTCACCCACAGCCTGTCCTTGTCATCATCAACTCCCCTCctccccagcagcagcaggtggcCATGGCAGCGACTCCTTCCACTGTTGCTCCTCCTGCACCTGTTCCTCCCCCCAcccgtcctcctcctccccccatTGTTATTAAAGAGGAGAACCTGCCATCAGAGGAGGAGCTGCTGGAGATGGTATCTCTGGAGGAGAAACAGGTGGAAGAG GTCCCTCAGCTAATTTGTGGTGCAGGGCAACAAGAGCACCCCCTCACCATCGTGGAAAGCCCACCCCCTCCCTGCATGGAGCCCGAGGTTGGAGGTCACCAACCTCAAGGGGAATTGGAGGGCAAGGATACACTAACAG ATTCATCCATCCCTCCAGTGACGTCCTCATCCTCAGCAGTGACCTCCACCTCAGATACTGTTCCTCCCAAACCAAAGAAGCCGCGAGGCCTGGAGCTGCCATCTTCCCCCTCCCTGCCCCCTGGCCTCTCCCTGGACAAG GTGAATGCAGCTGTTAACAGTTTACTGGCTCCAGGATCAGGGACCAACACGCTCACACCGACAGTCATCACCTCCCATGCTCTG ACTCCAGTCTTGCTGACCCCTAGTCCTCTTCCCTCCACCATCCACTTCTGGAGCACGCTCAGTCCCATCGCTCCTCGCTCCCCAGCTAAACTCTCCTTCCAG TTTCCCACTAACGGCAGTAACCAGATCCACATCCCGGCTCTGAGCGTCGATGGTCTCTCTACTCCTGTGGTTCTCTCCCCTGGACCCCAGAAACCCTGA
- the uxt gene encoding protein UXT: MSLPANANVDHKVLQYETFINEVLRRDLQKVLEQRDAVYEKISQYLQLKNTIQSLQDSGSKQLKTDVDLGCNFYVQAEVDDSSRIFVAVGYGFFVEMDYDEAVRFIEKKTSQLTAFTEQLTKDSAKIKANIRMVLEGLRELQGLKDLPDGRRREVF; the protein is encoded by the exons ATGTCTTTACCGGCCAATGCTAACGTGGATCATAAGGTTCTGCAGTATGAAACCTTCATCAACGAAGTTCTGAGGAGAGATTTACA GAAAGTGTTAGAGCAGAGAGATGCAGTTTATGAGAAGATCTCTCAGTATTTGCAGCTAAAGAACACCATCCAGAGTCTGCAG GATTCGGGCTCCAAACAGCTAAAGACAGATGTCGACCTCGGCTGTAACTTCTATGTCCAGGCTGAAGT agACGACTCGTCCAGGATCTTTGTGGCAGTCGGGTACGGTTTCTTCGTGGAGATGGACTATGATGAAGCTGTGCGATTTATTGAGAAGAAGACGAGTCAGCTCACAGC CTTCACAGAGCAGCTGACCAAAGACTCCgctaaaataaaagccaacatCCGCATGGTCCTGGAG GGTCTAAGGGAGCTGCAGGGACTGAAAGACCTGCCAGACGGCAGAAGAAGAGAAGTTTTCTAG
- the cdk20 gene encoding cyclin-dependent kinase 20: protein MEQYSILGRIGEGAHGIVFKAKHIETGETVALKKVALRRLEDGIPNQVLREIKALQEIEDNQHVVKLKDVFPHGTGFVLVFDFMLSDLSEVIRNSERPLTPAQIKGYMMMLLKGIAFLHHNNIMHRDLKPANLLISSSGHLKIADFGLARLFNDEGERLYSHQVATRWYRAPELLYGARKYDEGVDLWALGCIFGELLNSSPLFPGENDIEQLCCVLRILGTPTLESWPEIVELPDYNKITFKENPAIPLEEIVPDTSPQAVDLLYKFLVYPSKQRCSARKALLHPYFFSCPLPAHHLELPIPQRGGRFPCQRLQPPTADFSVDLHLQNSVVDPALLQGHAACL, encoded by the exons ATGGAGCAGTACAGTATCCTTGGGCGGATTGGAGAAGGAGCCCATGGAATCGTCTTTAAGGCCAAACACATCGAG ACTGGAGAGACGGTGGCTCTTAAGAAGGTGGCTCTGAGGAGGCTGGAGGATGGCATCCCTAACCAGGTTCTGAGGGAGATCAAGGCGCTGCAGGAGATCGAGGACAACCAGCAT GTAGTGAAGCTGAAGGATGTCTTCCCTCATGGCACAGGCTTCGTCCTGGTGTTTGACTTCATGCTGTCCGACCTTTCTGAGGTCATCAGGAACTCCGAGCGACCTCTGACCCCAGCTCAGATCAAAGGATACATGATGATGCTGCTGAAGGGCATCGCTTTCCTGCATCACAACAATATCATGCACCGG gacCTGAAGCCAGCAAACCTCCTCATCAGCTCCTCAGGTCATCTGAAGATTGCAGATTTTGGCCTGGCCAGACTGTTCAATGATGAGGGAGAGAGACTGTACAGCCACCAGGTGGCCACCAG GTGGTATCGAGCTCCTGAATTGCTGTACGGAGCCAGAAAATATGACGAGGGAGTCGACCTGTG ggCACTGGGCTGTATTTTCGGGGAGTTGCTGAACTCGTCTCCTCTGTTTCCTGGAGAAAACGACATTGAGCAGCTCTGCTGTGTCCTCAGAATCCTGGGAACTCCAACACTGGAAAGCTGGCCT GAGATAGTGGAATTACCTGATTACAATAAAATCACCTTTAAAGAGAATCCAGCGATCCCACTGGAAGAGATCGTCCCTGACACATCCCCCCAGGCTGTCGACCTACTCTACAAGTTCCTGGTGTATCCGTCCAAACAGCGCTGCTCAGCCAGGAAG GCTCTGCTCCATCCATACTTCTTCTCCTGTCCTCTCCCTGCTCACCACTTGGAGCTGCCCATTCCTCAGAGGGGGGGGCGGTTCCCCTGCCAGCGTCTGCAGCCTCCAACTGCTGACTTCTCAGTGGACCTGCACCTGCAAAACAGTGTGGTAGACCCTGCACTGCTACAGGGACATGCTGCCTGTCTCTGA